The proteins below are encoded in one region of Ferruginibacter lapsinanis:
- a CDS encoding SCO family protein, whose translation MNKRAILGVLLAMVLPFTGYFLVKYYSEAAVDMPHRYFYDSVATVNNNGKISVDTIWHKAKNLSFTNQLGKTVDLDSLKGKILVIDFFFSRCPSICPGLAKSMQRLQNSFGDGKDSIVQFISISIDPEYDSVPQLRKFANRYTSNHDSWWFLTGNKKEIYDFAFNELKASIADTEVDTAFIHTENFFLLDRDRVVRGWYNGFDTVKQAKLVRDIPLLMLEKNKKRTFKDFLKELFERS comes from the coding sequence ATGAACAAAAGAGCAATTTTAGGAGTATTACTGGCAATGGTATTGCCTTTTACAGGATATTTTCTGGTAAAATATTATAGTGAAGCAGCTGTGGATATGCCTCATCGTTATTTTTATGATAGCGTAGCTACAGTAAACAATAACGGGAAGATAAGTGTTGATACTATCTGGCACAAAGCGAAAAATTTAAGTTTTACCAATCAATTAGGAAAGACAGTAGACCTGGACTCTTTAAAAGGAAAAATATTGGTGATCGATTTTTTCTTTAGCAGATGCCCAAGTATTTGTCCGGGGCTTGCTAAGAGCATGCAACGGTTACAAAATTCATTTGGAGACGGTAAAGACAGTATTGTTCAATTTATTTCAATCAGTATTGATCCTGAATACGATTCTGTACCGCAACTGAGAAAGTTTGCAAACAGGTACACCAGTAATCATGATAGCTGGTGGTTTTTAACGGGGAATAAAAAGGAGATATATGATTTTGCTTTTAATGAACTAAAGGCAAGCATTGCAGATACAGAAGTGGATACTGCGTTCATTCATACGGAAAACTTTTTTCTGCTGGACAGAGACAGAGTTGTAAGAGGTTGGTATAACGGTTTTGATACTGTGAAACAAGCCAAACTTGTACGAGATATTCCGCTACTTATGCTGGAAAAAAATAAAAAAAGAACGTTCAAAGATTTTTTAAAAGAACTATTTGAAAGGAGTTAA
- a CDS encoding cytochrome C oxidase subunit IV family protein: MSAHASSPEITFHPEHASGTGKIWKTFWLLSVITIIELAIGLAIYNIHKGEHPNASLVLGFKGAVCILTLAKAYYIVSIFMHLGDEIRNFMMTIIVPLCLFIWFIAAFLWDGTSWRHLRNRYNRIEVKTEHVAPASKEIMEKH; this comes from the coding sequence ATGAGTGCACACGCTTCTTCACCGGAAATTACTTTTCATCCTGAGCATGCTTCAGGTACAGGTAAAATATGGAAAACATTTTGGCTGCTATCTGTTATTACAATTATTGAATTGGCAATAGGGCTGGCTATCTATAATATACACAAAGGAGAACACCCTAATGCAAGTTTAGTGTTAGGATTTAAAGGTGCGGTTTGTATCTTAACGCTGGCAAAAGCCTATTATATCGTTTCTATTTTTATGCATTTAGGAGATGAGATCAGAAACTTTATGATGACTATTATTGTTCCGCTTTGTTTATTTATCTGGTTCATCGCTGCATTTTTGTGGGACGGAACCAGCTGGAGACATTTACGTAACAGGTATAATCGTATCGAAGTAAAAACAGAACATGTTGCTCCTGCTTCAAAAGAAATAATGGAAAAACATTAA
- a CDS encoding cytochrome c oxidase subunit 3 — MSTAAAQQGTKWWSGGRSPFNASYGKVMMWYFLMSDAFTFGAFLISYGTIRFSVNSWADPNHVFNSFPFAGHANLPLAFVSLMTFILIFSSVTMVLAVHEGHKMNKAGVEKYMLWTILGGLAFLSCQAWEWTHLLTGDHAVLVNGQIEHWNTTVSHNPFGPEVMFNGQEVATPGPIAFGGYFFGITGFHGFHVFSGVIINLVMYIKTKLGHFDQRGHYEMIEKAGLYWHFVDLVWVFVFLCFYLI, encoded by the coding sequence ATGTCTACAGCAGCAGCACAACAAGGAACAAAATGGTGGAGTGGCGGAAGAAGCCCCTTCAATGCCAGCTATGGTAAGGTAATGATGTGGTACTTTTTAATGAGTGATGCATTTACATTTGGTGCATTTCTTATCAGCTATGGTACTATTCGTTTTAGTGTAAATAGTTGGGCAGATCCTAACCATGTGTTTAATTCATTCCCTTTTGCAGGGCATGCAAATTTACCATTGGCATTTGTGAGCTTGATGACATTTATTTTGATCTTCAGTTCGGTTACAATGGTATTGGCGGTACATGAAGGACATAAAATGAATAAGGCCGGCGTTGAAAAATATATGCTCTGGACCATCCTGGGGGGATTAGCGTTTTTGAGCTGTCAGGCTTGGGAGTGGACGCATTTACTAACAGGCGATCATGCAGTTTTGGTAAACGGTCAAATTGAACATTGGAATACAACAGTATCTCACAATCCATTTGGCCCCGAAGTAATGTTTAATGGACAGGAAGTTGCAACACCGGGTCCGATTGCTTTTGGCGGATACTTTTTTGGCATCACAGGGTTCCATGGTTTTCACGTATTCAGCGGTGTGATCATTAATCTTGTAATGTATATTAAAACTAAATTGGGTCATTTTGATCAACGTGGTCATTATGAAATGATAGAAAAAGCTGGACTATACTGGCATTTTGTGGATCTGGTTTGGGTATTTGTATTTCTTTGCTTTTATCTTATATAA
- a CDS encoding cytochrome c oxidase subunit 3 — protein MNTVAMEQRKRIHPHKFTLWVGIASIVMMFAGLTSAYIVKRNQVNWITFEIPTVFWVSTVAIVASSVTIWMAQNAFKKRAMAQYRTLMIATLALGVLFLGLQVVGFNQLWESGMTLTKNVSFSFLYIIVGLHGLHVIGGLIALLILFAKAFSSKMRNYDIVPVEVMATYWHFVDLLWIYLLIFLIMIK, from the coding sequence ATGAATACCGTGGCGATGGAACAAAGGAAAAGAATACATCCGCATAAGTTTACCCTTTGGGTAGGCATTGCAAGTATTGTAATGATGTTTGCCGGATTAACAAGTGCTTATATTGTAAAGCGTAACCAGGTAAATTGGATAACGTTTGAGATACCAACGGTTTTTTGGGTGTCGACAGTAGCGATCGTAGCAAGTAGTGTTACAATCTGGATGGCTCAGAATGCGTTCAAAAAAAGAGCAATGGCTCAATATAGAACGCTTATGATAGCTACATTAGCGCTGGGAGTTCTTTTTCTTGGATTACAGGTAGTTGGATTCAATCAATTATGGGAAAGTGGAATGACGCTTACAAAAAATGTATCGTTTTCCTTTTTATACATAATTGTTGGTTTGCATGGTTTGCATGTAATAGGCGGCTTAATTGCTTTGTTGATTTTATTTGCTAAAGCATTCAGCAGCAAAATGAGGAACTACGATATTGTACCGGTAGAAGTAATGGCTACTTACTGGCATTTTGTAGATCTTTTATGGATTTATTTATTGATTTTTTTAATAATGATAAAATAG
- the cyoE gene encoding heme o synthase yields MQEDKTTIANSTSFGVASKVKDYFQLIKFTLSFMVVFSTVVSFLIAPNEDHYSRNKIISVLLLFVGGMLITGSANAINQVLEKKSDSLMKRTAKRPVASGRMSTTEASAFAIIAGALGVFILWYWFNSASALVGLFSLFLYGFIYTPLKKVNSIAVLVGAIPGALPCLIGWVAATGGFEIGGWVLFAIQFLWQFPHFWAIAWLAHQDYTTAGFKLLPSDKGPTKFTALQSIIYSALMIPVGLLPYFVGITDVGTRGIITMVVLLLCNLWMVYVSVLLFKRMDLGSAKKVMFSSYFYLMIVLLALFVGRA; encoded by the coding sequence ATGCAGGAGGATAAAACAACCATAGCCAACTCAACCTCGTTTGGGGTGGCAAGTAAAGTGAAAGATTACTTTCAGTTGATCAAGTTCACTTTAAGCTTTATGGTCGTATTTAGTACAGTGGTGAGTTTTTTAATTGCGCCTAATGAAGATCATTATAGCCGCAATAAAATAATATCAGTTCTTTTACTTTTTGTAGGGGGTATGTTAATTACCGGTTCTGCAAACGCTATTAATCAGGTGTTGGAAAAAAAATCCGATTCTTTGATGAAGCGTACAGCAAAAAGACCGGTGGCCAGTGGCAGAATGAGTACAACAGAAGCTTCAGCTTTTGCAATAATAGCCGGAGCGCTAGGGGTTTTCATTTTGTGGTATTGGTTTAACAGCGCAAGTGCTCTGGTTGGATTATTTAGTTTGTTTTTATACGGGTTCATTTATACACCGTTAAAAAAAGTAAACTCAATCGCAGTACTTGTTGGTGCAATTCCGGGAGCTTTACCTTGCCTTATTGGTTGGGTAGCAGCAACAGGAGGATTTGAAATTGGCGGCTGGGTGCTTTTTGCAATACAGTTCCTTTGGCAGTTTCCGCATTTTTGGGCAATTGCCTGGCTGGCACATCAGGATTATACTACCGCCGGATTCAAATTATTGCCTAGCGATAAAGGACCAACAAAATTTACTGCACTGCAATCTATTATATACAGTGCATTAATGATACCGGTTGGATTGTTGCCATACTTTGTAGGTATTACAGATGTTGGAACAAGAGGGATTATAACTATGGTCGTTTTGTTATTGTGCAATTTGTGGATGGTGTATGTGAGCGTATTGTTGTTTAAAAGAATGGATCTTGGCAGTGCCAAAAAAGTAATGTTCAGTTCTTATTTTTATTTGATGATCGTGTTGTTGGCGTTGTTTGTTGGCAGAGCGTAA
- a CDS encoding cytochrome c oxidase subunit I, with product MSTVALHGADVHSAHDAHGEHHHHETFITKYVFSQDHKMIAKQFLITGMIWAIIGGLFSVLFRLQLGYPESTFPWLEDILGHWAKGGKIQPEFYYALVTMHGTILVFFVLTAGLSGTFANFLIPLQIGARDMASPMLNMLSYWFFFLASIIMMSSLFVQTGPASGGWTIYPPLSALGDASSGSKIGMDLWLVSMAMFIVSSLLGGLNYITTILNMRTKGMSMTRMPLTVWALFFTAVLGVLSFPVLLSGAILLLFDRNLGTSFYLSDIVVNGKILPNEGGSAILFQHLFWFLGHPEVYIILLPAMGMSSEILSVNSRKPIFGYMAMVGSMFAIAILAFLVWAHHMFVTGLNPFLGAFFVLLTLLIAVPSAIKVFNWLTTLWRANIRFTPAMMFAIGFVSLFISGGLTGIFLGNSALDIHLHDTYFVIAHFHIVMGVASFFGMFAGVYHWFPKMYGRYLNTTLGYIHFWVTIIGAYLIFWPMHYEGLAGMPRRYYDYSGWESFKMFGGLNEFISFVAMVVFAVQLLFVFNFFYSIFKGRKVTTQNPWGANTLEWTTPIRPGHGNWVGEIPEVHRGAYDYGKDGREFIPQTEPIGEHESKDH from the coding sequence ATGAGTACAGTAGCGTTACACGGAGCAGATGTTCATTCAGCACATGATGCACATGGAGAACATCATCACCACGAGACATTTATCACTAAATACGTATTTAGTCAGGATCATAAAATGATTGCCAAACAATTCCTGATTACAGGGATGATATGGGCAATTATTGGAGGTCTGTTTTCGGTGTTATTCCGTTTACAATTAGGTTATCCTGAATCGACTTTCCCTTGGTTGGAAGATATTTTAGGCCACTGGGCTAAAGGTGGTAAAATTCAACCTGAATTTTATTATGCCTTGGTAACTATGCACGGAACTATCCTAGTGTTCTTTGTATTAACTGCAGGTTTGAGTGGAACTTTTGCCAATTTCTTAATTCCTTTACAAATTGGTGCAAGAGATATGGCCTCTCCGATGCTTAACATGTTAAGTTACTGGTTTTTCTTTTTGGCTTCTATTATCATGATGTCTTCTCTGTTTGTTCAAACAGGACCGGCAAGTGGTGGTTGGACAATTTATCCTCCATTAAGTGCATTAGGTGATGCGTCGAGCGGATCTAAGATCGGTATGGATCTTTGGTTAGTGAGTATGGCTATGTTTATTGTGAGTTCATTATTAGGTGGGCTGAATTATATCACTACCATTCTTAACATGCGTACTAAAGGTATGAGTATGACAAGAATGCCATTGACTGTTTGGGCATTGTTCTTTACTGCAGTGTTAGGGGTATTATCTTTCCCTGTATTATTATCAGGTGCTATATTATTATTGTTTGATAGAAACTTAGGTACTAGTTTTTATTTAAGTGATATCGTTGTTAATGGTAAAATTTTACCAAACGAAGGCGGTAGTGCTATTTTATTCCAACATTTATTCTGGTTCCTTGGTCACCCTGAGGTATACATCATCTTATTACCGGCTATGGGTATGTCGTCAGAAATTCTTTCTGTTAACAGTCGTAAACCGATCTTCGGGTACATGGCGATGGTTGGATCAATGTTTGCCATTGCAATTCTTGCCTTCTTGGTTTGGGCGCATCATATGTTTGTAACCGGATTGAATCCTTTCCTTGGAGCATTCTTTGTATTGCTTACATTATTAATTGCGGTGCCTTCAGCTATTAAAGTATTTAACTGGTTAACTACATTGTGGCGTGCAAATATCAGGTTTACTCCTGCAATGATGTTCGCTATCGGGTTTGTAAGTTTATTTATCAGTGGAGGATTGACAGGGATCTTCTTAGGAAACTCTGCATTGGACATTCACTTACATGATACTTATTTCGTAATTGCTCACTTTCATATAGTAATGGGTGTGGCTTCATTCTTTGGAATGTTTGCCGGCGTGTACCATTGGTTCCCTAAAATGTATGGCAGATACTTAAATACTACACTTGGTTATATCCATTTTTGGGTAACTATCATTGGAGCGTATTTGATCTTCTGGCCAATGCACTACGAAGGATTGGCGGGTATGCCTCGTCGTTATTACGATTACAGTGGATGGGAGTCTTTCAAAATGTTTGGTGGCTTAAACGAATTCATCAGCTTTGTTGCGATGGTTGTTTTTGCTGTTCAATTATTATTTGTGTTCAACTTTTTCTATAGCATTTTTAAAGGAAGAAAAGTTACTACTCAAAATCCTTGGGGTGCAAATACTTTGGAATGGACTACACCTATCCGTCCGGGACATGGCAACTGGGTGGGAGAAATTCCTGAAGTACATCGTGGAGCTTATGATTATGGAAAAGACGGAAGAGAATTTATTCCGCAAACAGAACCGATCGGAGAACACGAAAGTAAAGATCATTAA
- a CDS encoding cytochrome c oxidase subunit II, with protein MTPILLITIVVMIFVIIFQIAKASEYVSVLKGEEKSRKQNNKINAFLLVVFLVLGLIGCWWCNEMFYSKTLFPQGAASEIGQKIDLMLYITIGVTGVVFVITQVLLFWFAFKYQENDDRKAFYFPHNTKLELLWTTVPAIFLTVLVVFGLKYWFKMTGEAPKESVVVEVTGHQFGWEFRYPGADNVLGKKNYKLTKGANSLGVDFEDQASLDDIHVGGTMHIPVGKPVKLVINAQDVIHDVGLSHFRLKMDAVPGIPTTMWFTPLYTTEEMKVRSGNPNFVYELSCDQMCGKGHFSMRGVIIVESESDYKKWLSTQKPEYYTVFPDKDPAKAVTDSASAKTQITQVLPAKN; from the coding sequence ATGACACCGATTTTGTTGATAACTATTGTAGTAATGATTTTCGTAATCATCTTTCAGATTGCGAAAGCCAGTGAGTATGTAAGTGTATTAAAAGGAGAAGAAAAATCCCGTAAACAAAACAATAAGATCAATGCTTTTTTATTGGTCGTGTTTTTAGTATTGGGATTGATTGGTTGTTGGTGGTGTAATGAAATGTTTTATAGCAAAACATTATTCCCTCAGGGAGCAGCATCGGAAATCGGTCAAAAAATTGATTTGATGTTGTACATCACTATTGGCGTAACAGGTGTGGTATTTGTTATCACTCAGGTATTGCTGTTCTGGTTTGCATTTAAATATCAGGAAAATGATGATAGAAAAGCTTTTTACTTTCCACATAATACAAAATTGGAATTATTGTGGACAACAGTTCCTGCTATATTCTTAACTGTTCTGGTAGTATTTGGTTTAAAATATTGGTTTAAGATGACAGGAGAAGCGCCAAAAGAATCTGTGGTAGTAGAAGTTACCGGTCATCAGTTTGGTTGGGAATTCCGCTATCCGGGTGCTGATAATGTATTGGGTAAAAAGAATTATAAATTAACTAAAGGGGCTAATAGTCTTGGTGTTGATTTTGAAGATCAGGCAAGTTTAGATGATATTCACGTAGGAGGTACGATGCATATCCCGGTTGGTAAACCTGTTAAATTAGTGATCAACGCACAAGACGTGATTCATGATGTAGGTTTATCTCATTTCAGATTAAAAATGGATGCAGTACCAGGTATACCAACAACTATGTGGTTTACTCCATTATATACAACAGAAGAAATGAAAGTACGTTCAGGAAATCCAAATTTTGTATACGAACTAAGTTGTGATCAAATGTGTGGTAAAGGTCACTTTTCTATGAGAGGAGTGATAATTGTAGAAAGTGAATCAGATTACAAAAAATGGTTATCTACACAAAAGCCAGAATACTACACAGTTTTTCCTGATAAAGATCCGGCGAAAGCTGTAACTGATAGTGCATCAGCAAAAACACAGATTACTCAGGTATTACCTGCAAAAAATTAA
- a CDS encoding quinol:cytochrome C oxidoreductase: MTTTNTFELPGSYKKWTIGLIAAGVIALLYGVFMFHPWEVGHGGEHIQSTRFWSVLLQNSVFFLLIVNASMFFIGVTTLAQGGWQVALKRVPEAISSVVPVLGLIAFVILMSIVWGGHHDIYHWVDKDAVAHDHILNGKKGFLNPVFFSVWSAITVLVWWLLGKKLRQLSLDSDKGGTMDYETGKKWIDKNFLYSSLFIVFFGLTVGSTIPWLWIMSIDAHWYSTMFSWYTFASSFVSGMSLIAIFVIFLKNRGQLPYVTDEHIHDVGKFMFAFSIFWTYLWFSQYMLIWYANIPEETGYFKIRVQGPFRGIFFLNLIMNFVLPFLILMKKSTKRNWTILTVTAVLIIFGHWIDFWQMVMPGTLKDHAELMPFEFGIAALFIGIIMWRVGAFLTKHPLTAKNHPYLKESMIHHT; encoded by the coding sequence ATGACGACCACGAACACATTCGAATTACCAGGCAGCTACAAAAAGTGGACAATAGGACTAATTGCCGCAGGGGTAATTGCATTGCTATACGGAGTATTTATGTTTCATCCATGGGAAGTTGGCCACGGAGGCGAGCACATACAAAGCACACGTTTTTGGTCAGTGCTATTGCAAAACAGTGTCTTCTTTTTATTGATTGTAAATGCAAGCATGTTCTTTATAGGTGTAACAACATTGGCACAAGGTGGCTGGCAGGTTGCTTTAAAAAGGGTGCCGGAAGCAATTTCAAGTGTAGTGCCGGTTTTAGGCTTAATCGCATTTGTAATTCTAATGTCTATTGTTTGGGGCGGACATCATGATATCTATCATTGGGTAGATAAAGATGCTGTTGCACATGATCATATATTAAATGGTAAAAAAGGATTTTTAAATCCTGTATTTTTCTCGGTTTGGAGTGCTATCACTGTATTGGTTTGGTGGTTATTGGGTAAAAAATTACGTCAATTAAGTTTAGATAGTGATAAAGGAGGAACAATGGATTATGAAACAGGTAAAAAATGGATCGATAAAAACTTTTTATATTCTTCTCTATTTATCGTCTTCTTTGGGTTAACAGTTGGATCTACTATTCCATGGTTATGGATAATGAGTATCGATGCTCATTGGTATAGCACTATGTTTAGCTGGTATACATTTGCAAGCTCATTTGTATCAGGAATGTCGCTGATCGCAATTTTTGTTATCTTCTTAAAAAACAGGGGTCAATTACCATATGTTACTGACGAACATATTCATGACGTGGGTAAATTCATGTTTGCATTCTCTATATTCTGGACATACCTGTGGTTCTCTCAATATATGTTGATCTGGTATGCAAATATTCCCGAAGAAACAGGGTATTTTAAAATAAGAGTACAAGGACCATTCCGTGGAATATTCTTCTTAAACCTTATTATGAACTTCGTTTTGCCGTTCTTAATCTTAATGAAAAAAAGTACCAAAAGAAACTGGACGATACTTACTGTAACGGCAGTATTGATCATTTTTGGTCACTGGATAGATTTTTGGCAAATGGTAATGCCTGGTACATTAAAAGATCATGCAGAATTAATGCCTTTTGAATTTGGTATAGCTGCACTTTTCATTGGTATTATTATGTGGAGAGTGGGTGCTTTCTTGACCAAACATCCATTAACAGCTAAAAACCATCCTTATTTAAAAGAAAGTATGATACATCATACATAA
- a CDS encoding c-type cytochrome yields the protein MKRITYLTAVLITAIIVTITSCDSKREPGKIYMPDMAYSRAVESYALLDSTIFTDDVTKAGSKIFYNRVPVLGTVARGEMFPYTLPNDSAGYAQSASVKNPLTTPLVGADSAEAARLFNINCAICHGADGKATGPLATSGKIGGVANLTTDAYIKMADGTMFHSIYYGKNNMGSYASQLSRKQRWELVQYIRTLQPKATTAAVIPAAAASDSTKKAK from the coding sequence ATGAAACGAATTACTTATTTAACCGCCGTATTAATTACAGCAATTATTGTAACCATAACAAGTTGCGATAGCAAGCGTGAGCCAGGAAAAATTTATATGCCTGATATGGCTTACAGCCGTGCAGTAGAAAGTTATGCATTGCTTGACTCTACCATTTTTACGGATGATGTAACTAAAGCAGGAAGTAAAATATTTTACAACCGTGTACCGGTACTTGGTACAGTTGCAAGAGGAGAGATGTTTCCATATACACTTCCGAATGATTCTGCCGGGTATGCACAAAGTGCGTCGGTAAAAAATCCACTTACAACACCATTGGTTGGTGCTGATAGTGCGGAAGCTGCAAGATTGTTCAATATTAATTGTGCAATATGTCATGGCGCTGATGGAAAAGCAACCGGTCCTTTAGCAACCTCAGGTAAAATTGGTGGTGTGGCAAACCTTACTACTGATGCGTATATCAAAATGGCTGATGGTACCATGTTCCATTCTATATATTATGGAAAAAATAACATGGGAAGCTATGCATCTCAGTTAAGCAGAAAACAACGTTGGGAATTAGTTCAATACATCAGAACATTACAACCAAAAGCAACAACTGCTGCAGTTATTCCTGCAGCTGCGGCATCAGATTCAACTAAAAAAGCAAAATAA